ctgtagtttatgaagtccataaactcagctAGCACATCTTGTGTTGGAACCTCCACGAGATTGTTAGTAGGGATGCCGAAAGCTACATTGACATCATCTTCAGAAAACTCCACATGTTGGCCTTGAATGGAGCAGTTAACCACCACAGACatagcttggttctcatgcaccactaacttcacaaagctcttgaagctaTTAGGAGCTTGGTTTACATCTGTAAATACAAGATAGTTAGTTCATTCTTTCAGGATAAAAGGTGTATTTGATGCCATTTGAaatgtttgaatttgagtgggtaagaaaaattagagagaaagagtttgaaatgagagaaaacggtttggatttggagaaattaggtcacttagagatctcgaaggtgtaaagaggtgtatgtcgagatgtctgggtatttatagtaaaaggtaaatgactttCGAGAACTCAAAGTAaacgtttggaatttgcttatcgaaaagtcatattgtgagaatagatacatatcgatatatcattttcctgactcttatcgagaactagaaaatgacttatcgagatgtcaaataaatacccagttcaTCCTGAATGTActgaatttttctaatttttatttgaataaatcaaaatgaaatcagaataattttatcaaaagtattttaccaaaataatttattaaactaaattatcttagttctaagttatcgataagtctagaATTTATACTTGTATAGAATTCTGTGAATTatcacttatcgagatctctataatgacttatcaagaagtcataaTAATGgttgtcgagaagtccttcgacAAGTCAGAAAAAAggcttatcgagaactcacttgagaagtctcaaaatgacttgtctagaagtcaattagacttatcgagaactcagttttctacatacatttattctttttaattatgtcttatgctaatttcacatattgaaaatgtaaattaacattgagacagttttcttagaattgaaaaattccaagctaaattttgaattttaaaaaataaatatacatagatttctgaaatatttataactcatatttcTGTTAATTTCCAGTTAACTcaaataaattttgatttattagaaatcaatctgctacaacacattagctgagttcttgcctttagtatgaagaatttagcattccaatttcacctacaagtctagtgaaagtagcttcatccaaagatttagtTAAAATATCAACTACTTGTTTttatgttggaacaaaaatgagctcaatggtaccatttgcagcatgttctctaataaaatggtaccttgcatcaatatgctttgttctagACTGATTAtctggattagccacaatagatatagtactagtattgtcacacataattggagTTTTGTGTcacactaggccatagtccattagctaatttctaatccacagcacttgagcacaacaacttccagcagttatgtattcagcctcagctttggaagttgaaagagattgttgtttcttgctatactaggatacaagtctttctccaaaaaattgacagcttccatTAGTGCTCTTTATGTCAACCCtacatccaacaaaatctgcatgTGTGTATCCAAAAAATTCAAATCATGTTACCTTagaataccataatcccaagtttggagtcccctttaagtatctgaaaattcccTTCACAGCCATTAATTGTGATTctgttagatattgagtgcaacatatgtgggtgaatgtgttttctttatttttaggCTTTTTCAAACCGTTTGAatatggtgaacaaagtagtctaatttgtagagatattgtgtttaacagaattaataaagcatgcacaacaaacacaatattttcaaaactcacttaattttgtattaaaattaagtatgtcttgctacaaatttatgggttctttATAAGTAATGAACctagcttctttcttgagagagttacaagaaaatttagatctgTTTATTACATTTAAAATAAAGAatcagtgtttactttatagattagtaaacacaggtttacacagcatgcaataagatgtactaaaccctactttaagttatctctaaagctttccttttctggcttagtgaatccTTGCAAATATTTTAGGTTTGCGACCTTCCTTTGTCAGATAATCTtaacccttgatcttgcactcttcaagctgcttttataGACTTTTCAATTTAAGTAATTAGATCGTTTGTTGTTTGATAAtctttgtaataacccccaaaattttgaactttttgtaaccgttatgaatagtgtttttgctgaatgagaaaacttttcatgccacactatgtaggggttctgttatggatattctgagattttattagtactctatatggtatataagtgtatgtaaagatcgtcagaatccaattccaaacactttgatttttcccggaaatccactagatacagaaagaattgagtataaggtaacaggataaaaaggatttaaattaaaggattataagagaggatcataaaaggaatataatgtattgagaaaggttaaggaaacccaagtaataagatctcgggtatgatccctcaaacgagaaatgagaacgaaagttaagcgaaccgtataacagatcagcggtcattaggaaaacaattaggaagttaatcaagcaggttagggatgatgaggtcatccaaccaataagaagagggcaagtaagggatgatgacatcacaaaagtgacataagcatgacataaggggaaggaggtgtggttgatttaaaaccacacaaagttcaaggttagaaaggtaattaaccaaaaacaaaacaaaaacaaccaagctaggcaaaacaaatcaaagaaaaacacaaaattatttctttcttcaacattgctctcggcttttcttcatttcaagaagaagaattttcaaaattcaagttccaagcttccttaattggtaagataattatctagtactccttatgcatagatatggccatcctataagtttaagcctccaattatttctcaatctcttccaagaaatcaatgaagaagatgatgaatagtgatttcaagatttttaacttgatttttcttgtttttcctttaagatccaagcatccctaagacatctcaaggcttcttaaggatTCCTAGCGACTCACaacacttcaaggaaggtataacatctccaaaccctaactttactttgtatattaggatggttttgattgttatggtaaaagagaagcttgatgcttgtatgtttagagtttgggttggaatggtagtgaactgaatgttgaaatcttgttgattggttaaaggacttaagtatagtttaaattcaagtttaagaataagtataaattgtcaatgttgagttgattggggctgttatgatgtagtgtggatggatgttggttgtatgaatggattgggattgattggtggttgaattggaatggtataaaattgggaaatcgcgtaaacatagccgccgtaatgtccgatttactttagacttcttttgttcataacattatgacccgagaactccctgctaggtttttaccattgccatgtttatatagttcatgttacgagcttcgttttgatatgtggttcgtttgattccgatgtacggtttaggagaaacggccgttttaagtaacgacgtttcgcgaacgaatcattacccctcgccttactttgaaacctatgttaaagaccaaaaagggttaattggagtatgaaacaattatgttaagtgtgttaggcagttggtaagacactcgcgaaagaatcgtcttaaaactcataatggttaatttattaaaaatggtggagccaagggtactcgagcgacttaagagaatcagtaaacgcaaagcgagcgttagagtctaatttggttaaagtatagatttacaagtgacatgggtttaattccaacttacatgttgtttataggttaccagactcgtcccgagccatttgtaacccccagtcgctcaggcaagttttctacccgtataactgttgttgtgatgtatatgtgtatatgcatgatcttgcgataaatgcatatttgttattagcaaattcttgcgatatattgtagcatgtgatatggtatatatgcatgcctgtttcatattcttgatttatatatctgttggttcaaatgcttatagttgcataatacctatgctagaaataagcagtagttgcgtatacccttagtataggggacccaaaggtgaacatatttctaaaccgggagtcgatgttcccgagtatattatatatatatatatatttatatatatatatggatgtagttttcaaaactattgatcgaataaggtttattcgataactttattatatttattgaatattatttgaatattcattcgaggacttatgactctgtttattctatttaatgattattaattggatattcatttgaggatgtatgactccgtttattttatttaatgaatattatttataatattcatacgaggtattatgactccgcttattatttaataatattctttattttattaaagaataatgtttcgataatcaaacttattttcgattattcaaataaagatagtactttcatataagtatatcttcggttatttaatatccatttcaagtatgagttttaaaacttctacttcgattatttttataaggattatctttatgagaatattatttaaataataatattcagatattttctaatatatcgggactgatttattttaataaatcagcagtactccaaatattcttaaaaatgttttcgagtcttcaaaatgatttttaaagttagagtggaccccaaaactcatttttatatttaagatcttcctttcaaaggggatttaaatactcgctcaaaacctgggggatccggctctgtggtgtattttacattcgcaacgtggttgctgttttgagaaaacaatttgattacttgcccaacgttggggaagtaagtccatctaattgagtcggcataagcgacaggccggggtacggtctatcaaagtgtaagtggctgggtggcagtccatcaacgcgtaagaggccgggtggcggtccagcacaaggtccttatgtggccagggtgatgaccggtgggggattcatccatctactagtagaaaaggttacttattggtatcttttcctgatcagcaagatatcgggtttatgccaaaattcttttcctttccaaaattcattggatgttacaaactctgttcatactgtacataacagaggttccaggaaatgtttaagagatatatatgtggatatatatatcgggactaaataaagtatctcgtaactttatttcattcaataatattttaaagattgaatctattcaagtcttaacttgtggtctcatctatgagatgaccttttgaaacctataatactttgaacagtggtagtttaagtagctttataaatgatataagtatagtgaagtaattggtaacttcatcccttgtttttgcttatatcactacgccatagatggcctacagcaacacctaaaaaatgttacaacaggccaaaaaaatgttatcatagccacccaaaagacctaaggtaacataaaatttaagttgcttttttttgagttacctttggcccctaatgtaacatttcctttgccctggtgcaacatggacttttgtgttacaatagacaccaaaggtaacatcaatatatgtctatagtatcacactatgtatgttacctttgaactttgaatttgcaaaaaaaaatggGGCCCACTTGTGGGCCAATATTAGGGACCACAAGTTGGCCCCAATttttttataatgatttgtattatattaaTTTGACAGAATTTGTTTGTAAATAGAACATATATACCATTAACATGTTTTTCATATGTAAAAAGCAATACTACATGAAATTATGCTATTCGAAATCgacaatcccaaaatatcattaaaTACCATAAAATGTATTACATCCAAACCAACTCAAATATTCAAACCATCACATGTCTAAAACTACGACAACAATAATTATTTTAACTAAACAAAATAGTTCAGGTTCTTTATCAAACATTAGAAAAAAaagataaacttaataaaatagtAACACTAGAAACTTTTCACATTCTCCTACAAGATCTGGAGCTTTAAAACTTATGAACTGGTGTTGTTTTCATTTCTGAATGTTAATCTGACGCCTTCTTCAAATTTCATAGGAGAAAAGCCTAGCATTTGAATTAGTTTGCTGATGTCCATTGATATGTCAGCAGGGGACTTGCCACCGCGATCAATCTGAAAAGTAAAGATTTAAATATCATATTTGTGGGAAGCAGAGGAAATCGATATCCAATTAGGTGAGTGTGATTGATTAAATGTTGCGTGCTTTCTGGAAACACTCGCACAAATGATTATACATAAGTGTAAACAATGATAAGATGACTGGGAAAGTAACTTTTGATTCAGGGTTTAGTGTTTATGGTATCATTTGTTTCATTTGGCGTTGGACAGAAGAAAATGAGATAGTTGGCAGCACTGTCACATATGAAAGCGCCAACCTTATTATCATAGACATAACTGTACGCCGTGGGACACGCCTTTTTGAACACGTTAGCGTAGTTTGAAGCCTTACACTTATCAGGTGAACTGTAGTTGCCGGTACAACAATACTGAGGATCACCAAAAGCCACGCAAGCACTCTTACAAGCCACCCATTCCCCGTCCGAACTTATCTTTAGCTCGGATGGACACACGCTGTTGATGTCCATACTACACTCTGTCCTTGAATAGTTGAGTCCACCTAATGGGGAGATCATGATCGGCAAGTTATAACCATCAACCATGCTAATGTCAAAGAAATCCCTTCCACCAGAACCATCGATCGAGAACTCAACTAGAGTTGCTCCCCCTACAGATCTACTGCCCGTACATTCCAGCCTACATGAGCCACAATCGCCCGTGAGGCAAGTGAAGTTTCCAAAAGAGTCTTGGACACATTGAGTCCTACCATAGAACCAACCGGTCCAAGAGGATGGTATATTGATGGTTGTAGTTTCGCCTTTCCG
This genomic interval from Apium graveolens cultivar Ventura chromosome 8, ASM990537v1, whole genome shotgun sequence contains the following:
- the LOC141679844 gene encoding thaumatin-like protein 1, which produces MFQPLVKLRKGETTTINIPSSWTGWFYGRTQCVQDSFGNFTCLTGDCGSCRLECTGSRSVGGATLVEFSIDGSGGRDFFDISMVDGYNLPIMISPLGGLNYSRTECSMDINSVCPSELKISSDGEWVACKSACVAFGDPQYCCTGNYSSPDKCKASNYANVFKKACPTAYSYVYDNKVGAFICDSAANYLIFFCPTPNETNDTINTKP